GGTCGCAACCACTTCCTCTTGCTGCTTGCACCCATGGCATTTGTGGCTTCAATTCTTATCGGCATCGTGCGCGCCGCCATGGATGTGCATCCCAACACGATCGTCATCATTGGGGCGGGCAGCGCGCTCGCTCTCGTCGTTGCACGGGATTTTCGACGTACACCGAAGTACATCGTGCGCCTTCGGTCCGCTAGCGGCCGCGAATTCGATCCCGTGAAATCGGGAAATGAGCGCTGGGCGGCCGACGTGGTTCGGGTCATTGATGACGGGATTTCCCACGCGAATCCCGCTGGATACGTCGGGAAGATTGAGGGGGGTCCGGCGGTGACGCTCGGCAAACAATTCGTTCATGCCACGCTTCTTTGCGGCGCTACGGTCGCGGTGCCCTGGTGGGTCGCTTTGTCGGCTACGGGCCCTTCGCAGCCTTCGAGGCCCGAGCGCGCGGAACCGGTGGTCGCTCCGGTTTCCCCGCCGCCCGCGCCTTCGGCGACCGTGCCCTACTACACCGTGAAGGACGGCGACAGTTGGTGGGCGATCTCACAGAGATTCGGGACAACTCCAGGCGAATTGGCTCGAATGAACGATAGAACCACAGAATCGCGTATTGATCCGGGGGACCGTCTAAAAGTGCCGACTCGAGTGAAGGCACCTGAATAGGAGTGCCGACTCGAGTGAAGGCACCTGAATAGGGCAACTCGCCGCTCTTCGTCGACCGTCACGTCGTCCACACGACGTAGAGATAGACCACGACCGAGGTCATCATCAGCGCGTCCACCCGATCGAGGATGCCGCCGTGGCCGGGCACGATCGCGCCGGAGTCCTTCACCCCCGTGGAGCGCTTCAAGACCGACTCGCCGAGATCGCCGGCCTGCCCCAGCGCCGTCGCGCCGAGCGCGAGCGGGACCCCGTGGAGCAACGGCAGATCGGGCAGCAGCACGGCGCGCGTGAGGAACATCCCGAAGAGGCCACCCGCGAGGCCGCCGATCGCGCCCTCCACGGTCTTCTTGGGTGACACGGCCTCGTAGAGCTTGTGCTTGCCCAGGAAGCGCCCGGCGAAATACCCGCCCGTGTCGCTCATCCACGCGAAGAAGAACGTGAGCAGCACGAACCCCGGGCCACGCGCCCCGAGATCGCGCTTCATCACCCCCATGAGGGCGAGCGAGCTCCCGATGAAGAGCGGCCCCATGCTCATGGCGGAGGCCCGCAGCGCCGCGGTCTTGATGTCGCCGAGGCGGATGAGCGTCGAGAGCGGCCCGAACATGCTGACCACGAGCAAGGTCGTGAGCAGCACGCGCGGGTCCTTCACGCCGAAGTAGGTGCCGAGCGACGCGCCCACCGTCATCGCGACGCCCATCGCCTGCGAGGGGCGATCGCCCGGGTGGGTCATGGAGAACAGCTCGTAGGCGCCGATGATCGAGGCGGGCAGCACGAGCATGTAGAAGCCCCACGAGGGGCCCTTGAGGAGCAGCAGCAAGATGAGCGGCACCCCCACGAGCGCGGTCGTCGCGCGGACCGCTAGGTTCCGGTTGGGGCTCACGGTCTCGCTCTTTGCGGCGGGCTCAGCCATGCGGATCCCACCGAATAGCACGACTCCCGCGCCGCCCGCCGGACAACCGCGTGACTCCCGCCGCGCCGTCCGTCGCCTTCTGCCTGCCGGCCCCACGCGCGCGCGCGCCGCTCGCCCGCCCCCTCCGACCGCTCGCGGCCTGCGCGGTCGCCCGCGCGCGTGGCTCGCGCACAGTGCGGCATGGCCCTCCACCTCCGCGAGCGACGCTCGCTCTCCCTCGCCGTCCTCCGTGGTCTCCGCGACGGTTCGCCCACCGGCCCGGCACGCGCGCGGCTCGGCCTCGCGGTCGTGCTCTCGATCATCCTCGTCGCGATCGTCCTCGACGACTCGGGCAACCTCCGCGAGCCCGTGGGGCTCATCACGTCGCTGCCGCTCGGCGATAAGGTGTGTCATTTCGGCATGTTCGGACTTCTCGGGTTCTTCGTCGCGCGGGTCTTCCCCGCCCCGTCGGTCCCCGGAACCGGCGGCCGCGTGCCCGCCTTCGTGGCGCTCGCGTTCCTGCTCACGGCCCTCGAGGAGCTCTCGCAGGCGTGGATCCCGTGGCGCCACTGCGACCCGTTCGATCTGCTCGCCGACGGCGCGGGCATGGCCCTCTTCACGTGGCTGGCGGTGAGAGATCGGCCGGCGGCTCTCCCGGTCGCTCAGCCGGCGGCGTCCACCCCGCCGACAGGAGAAACCTGCGGATGAGCGGGAGCCATTCGAAGCACTCGCTCTGCGAGACGGCCAGCTCGAGCAGCGGCGTGGCGCTCGCCCCTCGTGAGCGCGTGCGAAACACGATGTGCGCGCGCCCCCGCGCAGACTCCATCAGCACGCCGCGCACTCCGTGGCCACCGCCGACGAGAAAGCCAGGCTCGTCCTCCTCGGCGAGCCCGACGGATTGAAGCTCGGCGAACGGGATCTGCACCGTCGCGCCGCTCGGCCACTCGAGGGTGAGCACCTGCGAGACGGCGGTGAGCTTCACGCGTGAGAGCCGCCGCTCACGCCGCTTTCTCAGGGCGAAGAGGACCCCGCCCAGCACGAGCACGCCGAGCAACGCGACCGTGGGCGGCGCGAGACCGCACAGCGCCAGCGAGACCGCGGCGAAAAACGCGGCCTGCTTGCCGTTCTCGTGCCCGTAGTCCTCCATGGCGAGCGTGGTCGACACGAGCGCCAGCGTCGAGGGGACGTCGCCGGCGCGCACCCCGGCGGCCCTGTATGGCGTCACGGCCTCACGCGACCGCATCCACGGCCTCGCACCGCTGGCACCGCGTCAGCCCGCGAGCCGGACCTCGTCGAGCGCGCTCGCGATCGCGGGCGCGGGCGCACCCACGAGGCCAAAACGCCGCTCGCGCTGCTGGTAGCTCGCGACCGCCGCGTAGAGGTGCTCGGCTTGGTAGTCGGGCCAGAGGGCATCCTCGAAGTAGAGCTCGGCGTAGGCGAGCCCGTAGAGCAAGAAGTTCGAGATGCGGTGCTCGCCCCCCGTGCGAATCACGAGGTCGGGGTCGCCCACGGTGAGGCTCGGCATGAGCCCGTGGAGCGCGTCGGCCGTGATCTCTTCGGGAGAACACTCGCCCGCGGCCACGCGCGCGGCGAGCTCCCGCGCGGCCTGCGCGATCTCTTCGCGGCCGCCGTAGCTCAGCGCCAGGGTGAGCGTCATGTCGGTCTTGTTGGCGCTCTCCTGGCGGAGCGGGTCGAGCACGGCCCGGACGATGCCGGGCAAGCGCCCGATGTTGCCGATCGCGTTCAAGCGGATTCCGTTGTCGAGCAGCTCGTCGCGCTCCGACACGAGAAACTCGCGGAGCAGCACCCAGAGGGCGTCGACCTCCTCGCCCGGGCGCGCCCAGTTCTGTTCGCTGAAGGCGTAGAGGGTGAGGGCCGACAGTCCGAGGCGGCGCGCAGCGCGGACGACGCGACGCACGGAGAGGGAGCCCTCGCGGTGGCCGTCGGCGCGATCGAGGCCGCGCATCTGCGCCCACCGACCGTTCCCGTCCATGATGATCCCGACGTGGGACGGGAGATTTCGGGCTTCGACGACGATGGGTTCGGTCACGGGCACGGGCACGGGGGGAAGCCTTTCGCTATCACGGAGCCCCCCACGCCGCAATGTGTCGTGGGCGGGAGGCGGCGGGCGGGCCGGAGAGCAGAATGGTCGGCGGCTCGCTCACTCAGGGTAGCGCGCGGCCGGCGCGAGCGACCGGCAGCGGACGAAGGCTTGCGACCGCCCGTCGACGGGTTTCGACCGGCCCGGCAGGCGGCAGGACGCGGCGAGGGTGTGGTAAGCGAGGGGCATGCTCGTCACGCTCCGACTCCGCCTCTCCGCCCACGACGCCCACTACGCCGGCGAGCTCGTCGACGGCGCCCGCATGCTCGGGCTCTTCGGCGACGTCGCCACCGAGCTGCTCATCCGCCTCGACGGCGACGAGGGCCTCTTCCGCGCCTACGAGAGCGTCGAGTTCCTCGCGCCGGTGTTCGCGGGCGACTACATCGAGGTCGAGTGCGAGCTGTTGTCGGTCGGCAACACGAGCCGTCGCATGCGCTTCGAGGCGCGCAAGGTCGTCACCAACATTCGGCGCCCGGGGGTCCCCGCCAGCGCGGCCGAGCTGCTCGCCGAGCCCGTCGTCGTGTGCCGCGCGGTCGGCACCTGCGTGGTGCCGAAGGAGCTGCAGCGCCAGAAGGCCCTGCCCTCTGGCGTCCTCGCGGCGCGATCGCCGCGGGAGCTCGGCCCGGGCACCGAGCGGCGCGAGCTCGTCCTCGCCGCCGCGATCGTGGGCGCCGAAGTCACACGCGACCAGACGCCCTATCTACCTATCACTGCTCAGGAAATCGCCGACGAGGCGGCCCGCTGCCGCGAGGCCGGGTGCGCTGTCATCCACCTGCACGTGCGCGACGCCGACGGCTCCCCCACCCAGGCGCGCGAGCGCTTCGCCGAGGCGATCGAGGCGATCACGCAGAAGACCGACTGCATCGTGCAGACCTCCACCGGCGGGGCCGTGGGCATGAGCATCGCCGAGCGCGCCGGACCGCTCGGGTGCCGCCCGGAGATGGCGACGCTGAACCTCGGCACGGTGAACTTCGGCGACGACGTGTTCGTGAACACGCGCCCGGACATCCGCGGGCTCGCGCGGCTCATCCGCGACGCAGGCAGCGTCCCCGAGCTCGAGTGCTACGAGGTCGGCCACGTCGAGGAGGGGCTCGCGCTCGCGAAGGAGGGCCTGCTCTCCGCGCCGTACCACTTCCAGTTCGTCCTCGGCATCGCCGGGGCGATCGGCGCCAGCGAGGAGAACCTGCGCACCCTCGTCGCGCGGCTCCCGCCCGACGCGACCTGGGCCGTAGCCGCCGTGGGGCGTCATCAGCGCCCGATGACCGAGCTCGCGATGCGGCTCGGCGGTCACGCGCGCGTCGGCCTGGAGGACAACATCTACCTGGAGAAGGGCGTGCTCGCGAAGGGCTCGGCGCCCCTCGTGGCGCGCGCCGCCGAGTACGCGCGCAGCATCGGCCGGACGCCGCTCGAGCCGGAGCAGGCGCGCGCCCACCTCGGCCTGCCGTCCCGCCGCGTGTAGGGCGCGGGCGGGAAAAGCCTGCGGACTACAACGACTCGACGCCCACCGACGGAGCACACGTGGGGACGTGGGGGCGCTACCGCGCTACCGCACCCACCTGGCCGAGGGGATCGACTCACGCGGTGGGCACGCGACGACGGGCAGCTCCAAGCGAAAGAGCGTGGCGAACTCGCCGCTCGACTGAGCCTCGAGCTCTCCGCCGTGGGCGCGCAAGATGGCGCGCGCGAGCGACAACCCGAGCCCCAGGCTCCCCATGTTGCGCGCGCTCTCGGCGTGCTCGAAGGCGCGAAACAGGGCCTCTCGCTCCTCCGGCGTGAGCGCGCTCGCGAGCCCTTGCGACTCCACGTCGACGCGCACGCGGCCCTCGGTGAGCGACAGCGCCCGGAGTCGCACCCCCTTGCTCCCGAGGCGCGCGGCCGAGAGCAGCACGAGCGTGAGCGCCTGCGCCACCCGCGCGCCGTCGGCGGTGACGCGTGGGAGATCCGGCTGCAGCTCCGCGACGATGCGTGACCCCTCGAGCTCGCGCGCGTCCGCGACCGCGGCGCTCACGAGATCCTCGACGCGGGCCTCCTCGATCGTGAGGTCGAGGGCCCCGGCGTCGGCGCGGGACGCGTCGAGGATGGTGCGCACGAGGTGCAAGAGCTCGCGCCCGCGCTGCTCGATGATGGCGAGGCTCTCTCGCTGGCCGTCGGTGAGGGGCTGCCGCTTGACGAGCTCCGCGAAGCCGAGGACCGCGTTCAGCGGCGCCTTGAGGTCGTGGCTCATGGACGCGAGGAAGAGGCCACGCGTCTGCTCGACCCGCCGCTTCGCCACGATGGCGTCTTCCTGCGCGAAGGCGAACTCACGGAAGATCGTGCCCAGGCGCTCGATAGCGTCCGTCATCGCGCGCACGGGGCGGAACGTGGCCTTTTTGCGCACCCGCAGGCCCCGGAGCACGTCGCGCGCGCCCATCGCCTCGACCTGCAGCCGCGCGACCTCGACATCGTGCGAGAGGGCGGAGCCGAGGCGACTGCCCAACATCAGGGCGAAGCCGATGCCGAGCCCCGCGACGGCGAACACCAGGCTGAGCCCGGCGCCCGGCTCACCCGCGTCGAAGCGCACGACGACCGACTGCGCGCTCGCGTTCGCGACGACGAGGGGCGCGCGCACGGTGATCTCACCGCGCTGATCGGACACGGCGCGCACGCCCTCCTGGGGCTCGTCCGAGAGCGCGAGCGCGTAGCCGTGCTGCTCGGCGGCCTGGCGAACGGCCTCGAAGCCGAGCCGCTCCCCCTCCACGGGCTCGAGCGTAGCCCGCGCGAGCGCGAGCGCACATTTCACGCGCGCGTCGGCCGCGGCGGCGCGCGAGTGCGCGTAGACGAGGAGGACCGCGCCGACCGCCACGAGCGCCGCGGGCGTGGCGACGCTGAGCGCCACCCGGGCGGCGACGAGGCTCGTCGACCGCGCGTCGTCGCGCAGCTCCACGAAGGCCTCCTCGCTCACCTTCGGGGAGATCTCGGCCATCACCTCGGCGACCTGCGAGCGGAGCATCGTATAGCTCGCGAGCGAGACGCCGCTCACGATCGTGACGACCAGCGCGGCGAGCGCGACGTGCGTCGAGAGGTCCGCCTTGGCGGAGCGGGTGACGGCGAGGATCGACGCGAGCGCGCTGACGCAGAGGAAGTAGGCCGCCGTGAGGCGGGAGGGCACCCGCTGGAGCGCCCGCACCGCCTCCGACTCCGGCTCGGTGCCCTCATCCTGCGCGCGGAAGAGCCCTGCGAGAGGCCGCGTCAAAGCGAGCGCGCTGATCGCCACGGCGGTGCCGAGGAGCACGAACAGCACCATCCCTACGGGCACGAGCTCGTCGCGCAGCCCCGCGTCGAGCAGCAGCAGGGTGGGCGCGAGCGCCGCGACCACTCCGGAGGCCGCGACGTGCGCGGAGAGCTGGAACGCGAGCAGGCGCGCCGCAAAGCGCGTGTGGCCGGTCACGCCGCCCCCCCTGTCGACGGCGGCGGCGCCGAAGGCGTGACAACCATCGGAAACGAAAGGAAAAATGTCGTACCAACGCCGATCTCGCTCTCGAGCCGGATGGTGCCCCCGTGCGCGAGCACGAGGCGTCGTGCGATCGCGAGGCCGAGGCCCGAGCCACGGCGCATCCCGCGCTCGTTGGTGGCCTGTCGGTAGTCCTCGAAGACGAGCGACTGCTCCTCGGGCGCGATGCCCCGCCCCGTGTCGGAGACGGCGATCGTGACGGCGCGCCCGTCCACGCCGAGGGTGACCGCGACGGTCCCCCGCTCGGTGAACTTCACGGCGTTGCTCACGAGGTTGCCGACGACCTGCCGCAGCCTGCGAGGATCGACGTGCGCGAACAGCGGACCGTCGCCCCGCACCTCGAGCTCGATCGGGCGGCCACCGAGCGAGAGACGGGCCTCACGCACGACGTCAGTGCAGACGTGGACGACGTCGACGGCGGAGACCGCGAGCTTGAGTTGACCGCTCTCGATCGCCGAGAACTCGAGGATGTCGTTGATGAGCGAGAGCAAGTGCTGACCCGAGCCGCGGATCTGCTCCACCTCCTCGCGCGCCGCCGCCGACAGGGGGCCGTCGACCTCTTGCACGAGCAGGTCGGAGAACCCAAGGATGGCGTTCAGCGGGCTGCGCAGCTCGTGGCTCACGGCGGCGAGGAACGCCGCGCGATCGCGGTCCGCAGCGCGCGCTCGCGAGAGGTGGTCGTGATACGCCCGCTCCGCCGACGTGAAGCGCACGACGAGGCGATTGAACGCGACCGCGAGGCCGCCGATCTCGTCGATCGCGCGGATGGGCACGAGCTCGCCCGCCGGCGCCGAGCGGACCTTCGCCATCCCCTCGATCCGTCGTGTCAGGAAGTCGATATCTCGACCCGCATCGCGCGTCACGGCGAAGGCCACGGCGGCCGCCGCGAACACGAGCAGCGTGGTCAACGCGATGAGCGAGTCGATGAGGCGCGACTCCCCCTCGGCCGCGGGCGGCCGACGCGCCACGAGCACGAGCCAGGGCCCCGCGCGCACACGCCTGGCCACGAAATACGCCGTCCCGAGCCGCGTGGACGTCTCGCCGGTGCCCCGCTCGACCCACCGGGCCACCTCCGCCCGCTCGACCCCGCCGAGCGACGCGTCGACGAGCACGACGCCGTCGGCGTCGACCAGGAAGCCCTCGGCGGCCGTCCTCCGCACCGCCAGCCGCAACGCGCGCTCGCGCCCCGCAGGCGAGAGCGGCCCAAGCCGCGCGGCCAGCACGTCGGACAGCACCTCGACGCGCGCGCGCGCGTCCTGCTCCGAAGCGGCCCGGAGCTGACGGACCCCGAGCGCGCCGATCGCCACCGCGAGCAGCAAGCCGAGCGCCACCACCACCATCGGCGCGAGCGCCGCCAGCGACACGGGGCGCGCGGGGCGCCGGAGGGGCGGCCACGGCTTTTCGGCGATCATGCTCACGGCTGGCTGAGCATCGCACGCGCGCCCGGGACACCGCGAGCCGCCCGGCGCGAGACGAAGCTCGCCATGAACCTGCAGGTGATCCCCGAAGGGCCGCGCGAACGTCGATGGCGAGGCCTCGCCATGAACGACGGGAAGGAACGCGGCACCGTAGAAGTTGGCCCTCCAGCGCCTGGTCCGATACACCGCTTCGCCTCGCTGCCCCGATGACGCAGCTGCGCCGACACACCGCGGCACTTTTTTTCCGCGATTCCTCCTTTACCGATCGCGTTTCTCTCGTCATAGACACTCGCTCACCGGCACCGGAAGGAGACGGACCGCATGACCTCGACGGCACGACGCCCAGCACCGGCTCCTCCCTCGCGAGACCTTCGTCAGCGTCCCGTCAAACGCGAGGTCGAGCGGGAGCGCGACCTCCTCGCCGAGTCGGGCATGGTCCCGGTGGCGGTCACGCACGACATCCGCGTCCCGCCGGCTCGACGCCCCGTGCGCCTCCTCTCCGTCGCCGCCGCGACGGTGTCCAGCGTGACGCTGTGCGTCTTCGGCTGGCACAACGTCCAGCCCGGGGTGCTCTCGTGGGTCTTCGCGAGCCTCGAGGCGGCGCTCCACGCGGTGCGCGCGATGCGGAACGCGGTCGAGTGGGTCGTCGTCGAGGGCAGCCAGGCCATCGTCGACCTCGCGCGCCTCGACGGAGTGCTCGCCAAGAGCCCATAAGCCAAGGCGCCGGCGCGCGACGGGGGACATCGCTCCGCGCCCGCTCACGTAACGCGTGGGCCTCCGCGATCGCGCGACAAAAATGAGGACGGGCGCCTCGTCAACGACGGGCGCCCGGCCAAACGTGCCGACGTCAGCGTGACGTCGTCACGCTCGCGCGCTCACTGGATGAGGTCCTTGAGGGCCTTGAGGGCCGTCGCGCGAACCTTCTTCGAGGCCGGCTTCCCCTTGATGGTGATCGCCTCGCCGGTGAACGGGTTCTTGCCCGGACGATCCTTCGTGGCGGGCTTCTTGACCGACTTGAGCTTGAGGAGCCCCGGGATCACGAACTCGCCCGGGCCGCGGGAGCCGAGCTGCTTCTTGATGAGATCCGTCAGTCCATCAAACACGCGAGATACGCTCTTCTTGTCGAGCTCCGCGCTCTCCGCAATATCCGAAATTACCTGGGCCTTGGTCATCCGCTTCGCTGCAGCCATTTGCGCTTCCTCCTGTTGGAACCTTTGCGCTCAATCACCGATTCTTTCGCGTGTTCAGGGCGCGGTGCGAGGGCTCGGGGCCAGCGGACCGACGCTGAAGACTCGATTCGCCTCGCGCAGGGAGCCTAAAAAAAGCGCCTAGCTGCTCGGGCTGGACACATGGCTAGCATCCGGCATTCACCCCTCGCAAGGGAAAATTCGCGCGTTTTGGGCGAATTCTCACCACGAGACCCGAGAAAACAGGGGCCGACGTCGCACAGTGTCATTCGTTCAGTGGCGTGGAGGCGCGATGCGCGCGCGGCCGTTGGGCGATTGCGCGGCGCTACTTTCTCTTCTTTGTGCGCGCCGGAGCCTTCCGCGTAGGGCCTCGCGCAGGCGACGCCGCGGCCTCGGCCGCCTCGCA
The window above is part of the Myxococcales bacterium genome. Proteins encoded here:
- a CDS encoding LysM peptidoglycan-binding domain-containing protein, with translation MAFVASILIGIVRAAMDVHPNTIVIIGAGSALALVVARDFRRTPKYIVRLRSASGREFDPVKSGNERWAADVVRVIDDGISHANPAGYVGKIEGGPAVTLGKQFVHATLLCGATVAVPWWVALSATGPSQPSRPERAEPVVAPVSPPPAPSATVPYYTVKDGDSWWAISQRFGTTPGELARMNDRTTESRIDPGDRLKVPTRVKAPE
- a CDS encoding phosphatidate cytidylyltransferase, which translates into the protein MAEPAAKSETVSPNRNLAVRATTALVGVPLILLLLLKGPSWGFYMLVLPASIIGAYELFSMTHPGDRPSQAMGVAMTVGASLGTYFGVKDPRVLLTTLLVVSMFGPLSTLIRLGDIKTAALRASAMSMGPLFIGSSLALMGVMKRDLGARGPGFVLLTFFFAWMSDTGGYFAGRFLGKHKLYEAVSPKKTVEGAIGGLAGGLFGMFLTRAVLLPDLPLLHGVPLALGATALGQAGDLGESVLKRSTGVKDSGAIVPGHGGILDRVDALMMTSVVVYLYVVWTT
- a CDS encoding VanZ family protein; translation: MARAQCGMALHLRERRSLSLAVLRGLRDGSPTGPARARLGLAVVLSIILVAIVLDDSGNLREPVGLITSLPLGDKVCHFGMFGLLGFFVARVFPAPSVPGTGGRVPAFVALAFLLTALEELSQAWIPWRHCDPFDLLADGAGMALFTWLAVRDRPAALPVAQPAASTPPTGETCG
- the uppS gene encoding di-trans,poly-cis-decaprenylcistransferase, which gives rise to MVVEARNLPSHVGIIMDGNGRWAQMRGLDRADGHREGSLSVRRVVRAARRLGLSALTLYAFSEQNWARPGEEVDALWVLLREFLVSERDELLDNGIRLNAIGNIGRLPGIVRAVLDPLRQESANKTDMTLTLALSYGGREEIAQAARELAARVAAGECSPEEITADALHGLMPSLTVGDPDLVIRTGGEHRISNFLLYGLAYAELYFEDALWPDYQAEHLYAAVASYQQRERRFGLVGAPAPAIASALDEVRLAG
- a CDS encoding 3-keto-5-aminohexanoate cleavage protein, translating into MLGLFGDVATELLIRLDGDEGLFRAYESVEFLAPVFAGDYIEVECELLSVGNTSRRMRFEARKVVTNIRRPGVPASAAELLAEPVVVCRAVGTCVVPKELQRQKALPSGVLAARSPRELGPGTERRELVLAAAIVGAEVTRDQTPYLPITAQEIADEAARCREAGCAVIHLHVRDADGSPTQARERFAEAIEAITQKTDCIVQTSTGGAVGMSIAERAGPLGCRPEMATLNLGTVNFGDDVFVNTRPDIRGLARLIRDAGSVPELECYEVGHVEEGLALAKEGLLSAPYHFQFVLGIAGAIGASEENLRTLVARLPPDATWAVAAVGRHQRPMTELAMRLGGHARVGLEDNIYLEKGVLAKGSAPLVARAAEYARSIGRTPLEPEQARAHLGLPSRRV
- a CDS encoding HAMP domain-containing histidine kinase, encoding MSMIAEKPWPPLRRPARPVSLAALAPMVVVALGLLLAVAIGALGVRQLRAASEQDARARVEVLSDVLAARLGPLSPAGRERALRLAVRRTAAEGFLVDADGVVLVDASLGGVERAEVARWVERGTGETSTRLGTAYFVARRVRAGPWLVLVARRPPAAEGESRLIDSLIALTTLLVFAAAAVAFAVTRDAGRDIDFLTRRIEGMAKVRSAPAGELVPIRAIDEIGGLAVAFNRLVVRFTSAERAYHDHLSRARAADRDRAAFLAAVSHELRSPLNAILGFSDLLVQEVDGPLSAAAREEVEQIRGSGQHLLSLINDILEFSAIESGQLKLAVSAVDVVHVCTDVVREARLSLGGRPIELEVRGDGPLFAHVDPRRLRQVVGNLVSNAVKFTERGTVAVTLGVDGRAVTIAVSDTGRGIAPEEQSLVFEDYRQATNERGMRRGSGLGLAIARRLVLAHGGTIRLESEIGVGTTFFLSFPMVVTPSAPPPSTGGAA
- a CDS encoding HU family DNA-binding protein, which gives rise to MAAAKRMTKAQVISDIAESAELDKKSVSRVFDGLTDLIKKQLGSRGPGEFVIPGLLKLKSVKKPATKDRPGKNPFTGEAITIKGKPASKKVRATALKALKDLIQ